The Saliniramus fredricksonii genome segment GAGGAATCCGCCGACAAGGACAGCTTCTTCGTCTCGGGGCGCGGCGAATTGCAGCTCGCCATCCTGATCGAGACCATGCGCCGCGAGGGTTTCGAACTCGCCGTCTCGCGCCCGCGCGTCGTCTTCAAGACGGACGCATCCACCGGCGAGCGGCTGGAGCCGATCGAGGAAGTCGTGATCGACGTCGACGAGGAACATGCCGGCGTGGTCGTGCAGCGGATGTCCGAGCGCAAGGCCGACATGGTCGAGATGAAGCCTTCGGGTGGCAACCGCCAGCGCCTGGTCTTCTACGCGCCGACACGCGGGCTGATCGGCTATCAGAGCGAGTTGATGACCGATACGCGCGGCACCGCCATCATGAACCGCCTGTTCAAGGCTTACGAGCCCTACAAGGGCGAGATTGCCGGGCGGCGCAACGGCGTCCTGATCTCCAACGATTCCGGCGAGGCGGTGGGCTATGCCCTGTGGAATCTGGAAGATCGCGGTCCGATGATGATCGAGCCGGGCTGGAAGGTCTATCAGGGCATGATCATCGGTGAGCATAACCGCGAAAACGATCTCGAAGTGAACGTGCTCAAGGGCAAGAAACTCTCCAACGTGCGCTCGACCGGCAAGGACGAGGCGGTGCGCCTGACGCCGCCGATCCGCATGACGCTCGAGCGTTCGCTCGCCTGGATCCAGGATGACGAACTCGTCGAGGTCACGCCGAAATCGATCCGCCTGCGCAAGGTGCTGCTCGATCCCACCGTGCGCAAGCGCGCCGACAAGAGCCGCGAAGTCGCCTGATCCGGCGCGCGCGAATGCGCATGGAACGGGCAGTGCCTTCGCGTTAGGGCGTTGGGCATGGTGTGACGCGGGCCACGCGTGATCGGGGAGCGAACAGCGATGAGCAGGTTCGACCAATGAATATGTTCGGCATGGATGACTGGCAGGCGCTGATTGCGGATGAACGCGTGCTCGTGACGCGCGACATCTTGCGCTACAACGACATGGACGATAACGGCCATCTCAACAATTCGGTCTTCACCGTCCTGTGCGAATCGGGCCGGGTGGATTATTTCCGCAAGCGGGTGACCCCGCATCTGCCGGGCAATACCTTCTTCGTGATCGCGCGCATCGCCATCGACTTCAAGGCCGAGGCCTTCTATCCGGGGGAGGCGCTGACCGCGACCTGGCTCGAACATCTGGGCCGCTCGTCGCTGCGCGTGCGCCAGAAGATCATGAGCGCGGACAAGCTCGTTGCCGAGGCAGAAGGCGTCTGCGTGGTGATGGATCAGACCACGCGCAAACCCTTCCCCATCCCCGACGCGACGCGCGCGGCGCTTGAGCCGCTTCTGCGCGAGGGCTGAGCACATCGCGCAAAGCCGGTCAGCGGCTTCCCGCCCCGGTGGTCCGGTTGAAGGAAGGCGGATCGGAGGCCGGGAAGGTCTCTTCCAGCGCCTCGTCGACATCCTCCTCTGAGCGTCCGGGACGCCCCGCAATCGGTCCGGATTTCTCATCGCGAGGCCGATCGGCGTTGTGACGCAGAGCTTCGTCCTTCACATCCTCATGCTTCTCACCCGCCGGAAGCGGTGCCGATTTCACCGGATCGGGCTTCTCCGAATCATGCGAATGCGGGGCGTTGGTTTCCGGGTCCGGTTTGTTCCAGGACATGATGACCTCCGTTTCTGCCGCGCTGCGGCGTGTGAGGGTCAACGCGGCAGACGCGAAAAAGATCACCCTGCGGCACCATGATCTGCGGGAAACCCGCAAGCTTTCCCATTCGGCAATCGGTTCTCGCGGCTTGACGGGCGGGGTCGGGCCGGCTCACCTGACGCGGTGCCAATGACGAGGAACGATCACGATGAATTTCGCCAGCGACAACATCATGGGGGCCAGCGAGCCCGTGCTGCGGGCCCTGGTCGAAGCCAATGCCGGACCGTTGCCGGCTTATGGCGACGATCCGCTGACGCAGGAGATCGAGGCACGGCTCGGTGCGATCTTCGAGCGCGAGGTCGCCGTCTTTCTCTGTGCGACCGGGACCGGCGCCAACGCGCTGGCACTCTCCGCGCTGGTACCGCCCTGGGGGCTGTGCGTCTGCCATCGCGAGGCGCATGTGATCGACGATGAATGCGGTGCGCCGGAATTCTTCATGCATGCGGCCAAGCTCGCCGGACTGCCGGGCACGGGGGCAAAGCTCGCGCCGGAGACCCTGGAGAGCTGGCTGGCGGGTCTTTCATCCAGCGTCAAGCAGATGCCGCCGAAGGCGCTGAGTCTGTCGCAGCTGACCGAATGCGGCACGGCCTATGGCCGCGACGAGATCGCCGCGCTCTCGGCGATCGCCCATCGCAACGGCATGAAGGTGCATATGGACGGGGCGCGTTTCGCCAATGCACTGGAAAGTCTGGGCTGCACGCCGGCCCAGATGACCTGGCAGGCGGGGATCGACGTGCTCACCTTCGGCGCCACCAAGAACGGCTGCCTCGCGGCGGAAGCCATCATCTTCTTCAATCCGCAGGACGCGAAGGCGATGCCCTGGCTGCGCAAGCGCGGCGGGCATACCCTGTCCAAGGGCAGGCTGCTGGCCGCACAGTTCAAGGGCTATCTCGATGATGATCACTGGCGCGACAATGCCCGTCACGCCAACGCCATGGCCGCCCGCCTCGCCGACGGGCTCACCGGGCAAGGCCTGCGTCTCGCCTGGCAGCGTGCGGGCAACGAGGTCTTCGTGGTCATGAAGCAGGCGCAGGCTGAGGCGTTGCGCGGGCAGGGCTGTGCCTTCCATCCCTGGACGGCGACGAATCTCGCCCCGGACGACGCGCTGGGCCCGGATGAAGGCATCTACCGGCTGGTCACGTCCTTCGCCACGCAGGAGGCCATGGTCGACCGCTTCCTCACGCTGGTCGACAGGACCATGTGAGCCGTTGCAAGGCGCGATTCGCCGCCATGACCGGCGAATCCGCATCGTTCGGAGACCGATTCAGAGACTGCCGAGAAAGAAGGCGGCCACGCACAGGGCGGTGATCGAAGCAGCGAAGCCCATCGCGGCGCGCTTGAAGGACGGCGCCGGGCCGCTTCGCATACCGGCATTCGCCAGACTCATATCGTGATTGTTATGCTGCATGACAATTCCGCTGACACCCGCCCGTCGAAGCCATCTGTCTCCAGACCGCATCCCTGCGGCCCTGCGATAGCCAATAGCGCAGGATTGGTAAATCACCCGGTAACGGCTTTCCGATTCCTGATGCATCAAGGCAACACTCCGCAGCGTTCTTCAGTTCCGACATTCCCTCTTGATGCCCCGCTCGTTTTAATATAAAGATATCTTTATATCTCAATCGCACCATGTCATCTCCCTGGGACGATATGGACGGAACGGTGGATGATGCGGCCAGAACAGAACCTCTCGATGAACGAAGCGCTCGTCGCTCTGCGCGCGGCGGGAGAGGAAACGCGCCTGCGGATCCTCGCGCTGTTGTCTGCGGGGGAACTGTCCGTATCGGATCTCACCGACATTCTCGGGCAGTCGCAGCCGCGCATCTCGCGCCACCTCAAGCTGCTGGTCGAATCGGGTCTGGTCGAGCGCCACCGCGAAGGGGCCTGGGCCTTTTTCCGGCTCGCGGACAGGGCGACCGCGACGCAGCTTCTGCATCCGCTGCTTGATGCGCTCGACGGTGCCGACCGGCATGTCGCCGCCGACAAGGCACGGCTTCAGGCCAAGCGTCGTCAGCGCGCAGAAGCCGCGCAGGCCTATTTCGCACGCATCGCGCCGAAATGGGACGAACTGCGTTCGCTGCATGCGGCGGAAAGCGATGTCGAGAAAGCCGTCGCCGAGGTGATCGGCGAGAAGCCGGTTCTCAACCTGATCGATCTGGGCACCGGCACCGGGCGCATGCTCGGACGCCTCGCGCCCCTCGCCGCGCGGGCGGTCGGCCTCGATGCCAGCCACGCCATGCTTTCGGTGGCGCGCGCCAATCTGGAGAAGTCCGGCGTCGGGCGGGTCGAACTGCGCCAGGGTGATATCCATGCACCCCCGGTGGAGGAAAACGCCTTCGATCTGGTGATCATCCATCAGGTCTTGCACTATCTCGACGATCCGGCCCGCGCCCTGCGCGAGGCGGCGCGTCTCGTGGCGCCGGGCGGGCGCATGCTGATCGTCGATTTCGCCCCCCACGGGCTCGAATTCCTCCGCGAGAAGCAGGCCCATCGCCGCCTCGGCTTCTCGCACGAACAGATCGGTGACTGGCTCGAGGAAGCCGGTCTCGATTGTACGCTCACCCGCGACCTGCCCCCGCCTGCGGGGATCAGGGATGCACTTACCGTTTCAATCTGGCTCGGCCAGGACCGCCGCGTGCGGACTGACTGGCCCCTGCAATCAAAAAACAGAGAGGTCGCCTGATGCAAGCTCGCTCGCGCGCTACCGACGGCACGCCGTTTCGTTCGGTTTCATTTGAATTCTTTCCGCCCAAGACGCCGGAAATGGAGGCGACCCTGTGGTCGTCCATCGAGCGTCTGGCTCCGCTCGGCCCGACTTTCGTCTCCGTGACCTACGGCGCCGGCGGCTCCACCCGCGAGCGCACGCACAACACCGTGTCGCGCATCGTCAAGGAAACGGATCTCAAGCCGGCAGCGCATCTCACCTGCGTCGCCGCCACGCGCGAAGACGTCGACGAGGTGGTCAAGGGTTATCACGATGCCGGCGTGCGCCATATCGTGGCCCTGCGCGGCGATCCGGTCGAGGGACCGGGTACGGCTTACGCGCCCCATCCGGGCGGCTATGCCACCTCCTGGGACCTGATCGATGGCATCAGCAGGATCGGCGATTTCGAGATCTCCGTCTCGGCCTATCCCGAGAAGCACCCCGATGCTGCGAGCCTTGATGCCGATATCGATGCGCTCAAGCGCAAGGTCGATGCCGGCGCGACGCGGGCGATCACGCAGTTCTTCTTCGATAACGAGCTGTATCTGCGTTATCTCGACAAGGTGCGCGCCAGGGGGATCGATATTCCGATCGTGCCGGGTATCGTGCCGGTGCAGAATTTCAAGCAGACGGCGAATTTCGCCAAACGCACCGGGGCGAGCGTGCCCGACTGGCTCGCCGCGCGATTCGAGGGACTCGAAGACGATGTGGCGACCCGCAAGCTCGTCGCGGCAGCCGTTGCGGCAGAGCAGGTCATCGGGCTGATCGACGAGGGGGTGGAGGATTTCCACTTCTATACGATGAACCGGGCTGATCTCGTCTATGCCGTATGCCATCTGCTCGGCATGCGCCCCGATCAGCCCTTGCAGCACGCCGCGTAAGGCGCGCGACGCTCACACATTCACGAAATGCAGCGGTCGGGCATGCCCGACCGTTCGCCGTAAAACAAACCGGGAAGAATTTTCATGTCGCAGATCAAGCACGCCGATGGTCGAGAGGTCCGCAAAGCCCTGCGCGCGGCGGCGTCCGAGCGCATTCTGGTGCTGGACGGCGCCATGGGCACCGCCATTCAGGACAAGAAATTCTCCGAGGAGGATTTCCGCGTCGAGCGCTTCAAGGATCACGCGCATGACCAGAAGGGCAACAACGACCTTCTGATCCTGTCGCAGCCCGAGGCGATCCGCGACATCCACCTGGATTACTTCCTCGCGGGCTCGGATATCGTCGAGACCAACACCTTCTCCGGCACGCGTATCGCCCAGGCCGATTACGGCATGGAGGAGATCGTCTACGAACTCAATCTGGAAGGCGCGCGGGTTGCCCGCGCCGCTGCCGGGATCGCGCAGGAGAAGGATGGCCGCCGCCGCTTCGTCGCCGGCGCCATCGGCCCGACCAACCGGACCCTGTCGATTTCGCCGGATGTGAACAATCCGGGCTTTCGCGCGGTCACTTTCGACGAAGTGCGCGATGCCTATGCCGAGCAGGTGCGCGGCCTCGTCGATGGCGGCTCCGATCTGATCCTGATCGAGACCATCTTCGACACGCTCAACGCCAAGGCCGCGATCGTGGCGATCCGCCAGGTCTTCCAGGAGAAGGGCGTCGATCTGCCGATCATGATCTCCGGCACGATCACCGATCTGTCGGGCCGCACCCTGTCGGGCCAGACGCCGGAGGCCTTCTGGAATTCGGTGCGCCATGCCGATCCGTTCACCATCGGGCTCAATTGCGCGCTCGGCGCCAAGGAGATGCGCGGGCATATCGCCGAGCTTTCGCGCATCGCCGACACCTTCGTCTGCGCCTATCCCAATGCGGGCCTGCCCAACGAATTCGGCCTCTATGACGAGCGCCCGGAAGCGACGGCGGGCATGCTCGCGGAATTCGCCGATGCGGGCCTGGTCAACATCGTCGGCGGCTGCTGCGGCACCACGCCCGCTCATATCCGCGCCATCGCGGAGGCGGTTGCCGGCAAGAAGCCGCGCGAGATCGTCAAGCCCAAGACCTGGCTGCGCCTGTCAGGCCTCGAGCCCTTCACGCTCACGCCGGACATCCCCTTCGTCAATGTGGGCGAGCGCACCAACGTCACCGGCTCGGCGAAATTCCGCAAGCTGATCACCAATGGTGACTACGACACCGCTCTCGACGTCGCCCGCGACCAGGTCGCCAACGGCGCCCAGGTGATCGACGTCAACATGGATGAGGGCCTGCTCGATTCCGAGAAGGCCATGGTGGACTTCCTCAACCTCGCTGCCGCCGAGCCCGATATCTCGCGCGTTCCAGTGATGGTCGATTCATCCAAGTTCCACGTCATCGAAGCCGGCCTGAAATGCGTGCAGGGCAAGGCGATCGTGAATTCGATCTCGATGAAGGAAGGCGAGGAGGAATTCCTCAAGCACGCCCGCATCTGCCGCGATTACGGGGCTGCGGTCGTGGTCATGGCCTTCGACGAGGAAGGCCAGGCCGATACGGCGGCGCGCAAGATCGAGATCTGCACCCGTGCCTACAAGCTCCTGACCGAAGAGATCGGCTTCCCGCCGGAGGACATCATCTTCGACCCCAACGTCTTCGCCGTGGCGACGGGGATCGAGGAACACGACAATTACGGCAACGACTTCATCGAGGCGACGCGCACCATCCGCGAGACCCTGCCGCATGCGCATATCTCCGGCGGCGTGTCGAACCTCTCCTTCTCCTTCCGCGGCAACGAGCCCGTGCGCGAGGCGATGCACACCGTCTTCCTCTACCATGCCATCAAGGCGGGGATGGATATGGGCATCGTCAATGCCGGCCAGCTCGGGGTCTACGAGAATCTCGATCCCGAGCTGCGTGAACTGTGCGAGGATGTCGTCCTCAACCGCCGCAGCGACGCGACCGAGCGGCTGCTCGATGCCGCTGCCCGCTTCAAGGGCGACGGCTCCGGCGCGGCGAAGGTGCAGGATCTCGAATGGCGCAAGCTGCCCGTCGAGAAGCGCCTCGAACATGCGCTCGTCAACGGCATCACGGAATTCGTCGTCGAGGATACCGAGGAAGCCCGCCAGAGCGCCGAGCGCCCGCTTCACGTGATCGAGGGGCCGCTGATGGCCGGCATGAACGTGGTCGGCGATCTGTTCGGCGCCGGCAAGATGTTCCTGCCGCAGGTGGTGAAATCCGCCCGCGTGATGAAGCAGGCCGTGGCCCATCTGATGCCTTATATGGAGAAGGAAAAGGAAGAAGCCGGGCTTGATCAGCAATCAGCCGCCGGCAAGGTCCTGATGGCCACCGTCAAGGGCGACGTCCACGATATCGGCAAGAACATCGTCGGCGTCGTGCTCGCCTGCAACAATTACGAGGTCATCGATCTCGGCGTGATGGTGCCCACCGCCAAGATCCTCGACGAGGCCAAAAAGCACAATGTCGATGTGGTCGGCCTGTCGGGCCTGATCACGCCCTCCCTCGACGAGATGGTGAACGTCGCCGCCGAGATGGAACGCGAGGGCTTCGACATTCCGCTGCTGATCGGTGGCGCCACCACCAGCCGCGTGCATACGGCGGTGAAGATCCACCCGTCCTATAATCGCGGCCAGGCCATCTACGTCACCGATGCCAGCCGTGCAGTGGGTGTCGTCTCCAACCTGCTCTCGGAAGACCAGTGCAAGCCTTATATCGAGGGCATCAAGAAGGAATACGCCAAGGTCGCCGATGCGCATGCCCGCGCCGAGATGGACAAGCAGCGCCTGCCATTGGCCAAGGCCCGCGCCAACCCGGTCAAGATCGA includes the following:
- a CDS encoding acyl-CoA thioesterase, with amino-acid sequence MNMFGMDDWQALIADERVLVTRDILRYNDMDDNGHLNNSVFTVLCESGRVDYFRKRVTPHLPGNTFFVIARIAIDFKAEAFYPGEALTATWLEHLGRSSLRVRQKIMSADKLVAEAEGVCVVMDQTTRKPFPIPDATRAALEPLLREG
- a CDS encoding threonine aldolase family protein, producing the protein MNFASDNIMGASEPVLRALVEANAGPLPAYGDDPLTQEIEARLGAIFEREVAVFLCATGTGANALALSALVPPWGLCVCHREAHVIDDECGAPEFFMHAAKLAGLPGTGAKLAPETLESWLAGLSSSVKQMPPKALSLSQLTECGTAYGRDEIAALSAIAHRNGMKVHMDGARFANALESLGCTPAQMTWQAGIDVLTFGATKNGCLAAEAIIFFNPQDAKAMPWLRKRGGHTLSKGRLLAAQFKGYLDDDHWRDNARHANAMAARLADGLTGQGLRLAWQRAGNEVFVVMKQAQAEALRGQGCAFHPWTATNLAPDDALGPDEGIYRLVTSFATQEAMVDRFLTLVDRTM
- a CDS encoding ArsR/SmtB family transcription factor, translating into MRPEQNLSMNEALVALRAAGEETRLRILALLSAGELSVSDLTDILGQSQPRISRHLKLLVESGLVERHREGAWAFFRLADRATATQLLHPLLDALDGADRHVAADKARLQAKRRQRAEAAQAYFARIAPKWDELRSLHAAESDVEKAVAEVIGEKPVLNLIDLGTGTGRMLGRLAPLAARAVGLDASHAMLSVARANLEKSGVGRVELRQGDIHAPPVEENAFDLVIIHQVLHYLDDPARALREAARLVAPGGRMLIVDFAPHGLEFLREKQAHRRLGFSHEQIGDWLEEAGLDCTLTRDLPPPAGIRDALTVSIWLGQDRRVRTDWPLQSKNREVA
- the metF gene encoding methylenetetrahydrofolate reductase [NAD(P)H], with protein sequence MQARSRATDGTPFRSVSFEFFPPKTPEMEATLWSSIERLAPLGPTFVSVTYGAGGSTRERTHNTVSRIVKETDLKPAAHLTCVAATREDVDEVVKGYHDAGVRHIVALRGDPVEGPGTAYAPHPGGYATSWDLIDGISRIGDFEISVSAYPEKHPDAASLDADIDALKRKVDAGATRAITQFFFDNELYLRYLDKVRARGIDIPIVPGIVPVQNFKQTANFAKRTGASVPDWLAARFEGLEDDVATRKLVAAAVAAEQVIGLIDEGVEDFHFYTMNRADLVYAVCHLLGMRPDQPLQHAA
- the metH gene encoding methionine synthase codes for the protein MSQIKHADGREVRKALRAAASERILVLDGAMGTAIQDKKFSEEDFRVERFKDHAHDQKGNNDLLILSQPEAIRDIHLDYFLAGSDIVETNTFSGTRIAQADYGMEEIVYELNLEGARVARAAAGIAQEKDGRRRFVAGAIGPTNRTLSISPDVNNPGFRAVTFDEVRDAYAEQVRGLVDGGSDLILIETIFDTLNAKAAIVAIRQVFQEKGVDLPIMISGTITDLSGRTLSGQTPEAFWNSVRHADPFTIGLNCALGAKEMRGHIAELSRIADTFVCAYPNAGLPNEFGLYDERPEATAGMLAEFADAGLVNIVGGCCGTTPAHIRAIAEAVAGKKPREIVKPKTWLRLSGLEPFTLTPDIPFVNVGERTNVTGSAKFRKLITNGDYDTALDVARDQVANGAQVIDVNMDEGLLDSEKAMVDFLNLAAAEPDISRVPVMVDSSKFHVIEAGLKCVQGKAIVNSISMKEGEEEFLKHARICRDYGAAVVVMAFDEEGQADTAARKIEICTRAYKLLTEEIGFPPEDIIFDPNVFAVATGIEEHDNYGNDFIEATRTIRETLPHAHISGGVSNLSFSFRGNEPVREAMHTVFLYHAIKAGMDMGIVNAGQLGVYENLDPELRELCEDVVLNRRSDATERLLDAAARFKGDGSGAAKVQDLEWRKLPVEKRLEHALVNGITEFVVEDTEEARQSAERPLHVIEGPLMAGMNVVGDLFGAGKMFLPQVVKSARVMKQAVAHLMPYMEKEKEEAGLDQQSAAGKVLMATVKGDVHDIGKNIVGVVLACNNYEVIDLGVMVPTAKILDEAKKHNVDVVGLSGLITPSLDEMVNVAAEMEREGFDIPLLIGGATTSRVHTAVKIHPSYNRGQAIYVTDASRAVGVVSNLLSEDQCKPYIEGIKKEYAKVADAHARAEMDKQRLPLAKARANPVKIDWSGYETVKPSFFGPRVFRSYDVADLVPYIDWTPFFQTWELKGRYPDILQDEKQGEVARQLFDDAQEMLRKIVEERWFNPKAVIGFWPANSVGDDIRLYKGESREETLATFHGLRQQLTKRGDRPNVCMSDFVAPQDSGVKDYVGAFVVTAGLEEVRIAERFERANDDYGSILVKALADRIAEAFAERMHQRVRKEFWGYAPDETLSNEELITEGYAGIRPAPGYPAQPDHTEKDTLFELLDARKSIGVELTESKAMWPGSSVSGLYIGHPESYYFGVAKVERDQVEDYAMRKGMDIEEMERWLAPVLNYDPANYVKAAAE